From one Streptomyces sp. R41 genomic stretch:
- a CDS encoding class I SAM-dependent methyltransferase has protein sequence MTLVPDTTRPPRRLDDVPGWFPVLDQTLFEWFLGRQKSSEMRGDLLEVGVYMGKSAIFLGRHLQDDERYTVCDLFEGSAPDDANKAESTKSYGALTRRAFEENYLSFHDALPRVLQGPSSVVPAEVAPGSCRFVHIDASHLYEHVYDDIGAARDALLPGGVVVLDDFRSEHTPGVSVAAWEAVLTRGLHPICLSTQKLYGTWDDPGPVQEELLAAVREREDCHLSVQQAAGHRIVRLKSKKGMQAPPFPPSRHASGPDPAVDQALTRPGRPAVPRRSRSRRIAADLLPPVLTRAIRGARAGRDSGAR, from the coding sequence ATGACCCTCGTACCAGACACGACCCGCCCGCCCCGTCGGCTCGACGACGTACCCGGCTGGTTCCCCGTTCTCGACCAGACGCTCTTCGAATGGTTCCTGGGCCGGCAGAAGTCATCGGAAATGCGGGGTGATCTGCTGGAAGTCGGTGTGTACATGGGCAAGAGCGCGATCTTCCTCGGCCGCCATCTCCAGGACGACGAGCGGTACACGGTGTGCGACCTCTTCGAGGGCTCCGCCCCGGACGACGCCAACAAGGCGGAGTCGACGAAGTCGTACGGCGCGCTCACCCGACGGGCCTTCGAGGAGAACTACCTCTCCTTCCACGACGCGCTGCCCCGAGTCCTGCAGGGCCCCAGCAGCGTGGTCCCGGCGGAGGTCGCCCCCGGCTCCTGCCGGTTCGTCCACATCGACGCCTCACACCTCTACGAGCACGTGTACGACGACATCGGCGCCGCCCGCGACGCGCTGCTGCCCGGCGGAGTCGTCGTCCTGGACGACTTCCGCTCGGAACACACGCCCGGCGTCTCCGTGGCCGCCTGGGAGGCGGTGCTCACCAGGGGCCTGCACCCGATCTGCCTGAGCACGCAGAAGCTGTACGGGACCTGGGACGACCCCGGGCCCGTGCAGGAGGAGCTGCTGGCGGCGGTGCGCGAACGCGAGGACTGCCACCTGAGCGTCCAGCAGGCGGCCGGACACCGCATCGTCCGCCTCAAGTCCAAGAAGGGCATGCAGGCACCGCCCTTCCCGCCGTCCCGCCACGCGAGCGGGCCCGACCCCGCCGTGGACCAGGCCCTCACCCGGCCGGGCAGGCCCGCCGTCCCGCGCCGCAGCCGCAGCCGTCGCATAGCCGCCGACCTGCTGCCGCCCGTCCTCACCCGCGCGATCCGCGGCGCCCGCGCGGGCAGGGATTCGGGGGCGCGTTGA